From Lolium perenne isolate Kyuss_39 chromosome 5, Kyuss_2.0, whole genome shotgun sequence, a single genomic window includes:
- the LOC127304404 gene encoding BTB/POZ domain-containing protein POB1-like, which yields MAASDAPMGAEEPEMHAGFEFAFDNEAFSDKVLRIEVIDSRYDATQFGADAASRKRRREEAEGDNGEGINSSCSVMGTPVLRFKTMYVNSAILASKSPFFFKLFSNGMKESGQSQASVRITDSDENSFMELLHFMYSGKLTQTADPALLVDILMAADKFEVVSCMKLCGQRLITMPMTLESAVLCLDLPSSVSNAADLEEAAKQYLAEKYKEFLSTKFQDELMRIPLAGIVAILSRYDLGVASDVAVYDFMLRWAFWQYPNSEERYKILSSRLLPLVPLMRVKNGVMKGVVPDCVFGIYLMRERCSKLLLSKTEYFQKFSFMGHVFSLSAHCNMDSYNCFGLLLEMLEDKGPVRGTIDCSFQIKTRPSLEFVTRYKCTYTDSRKDVECRDLFGVPWSEFIADDSPFFIDDILNLQVHMKMA from the exons ATGGCCGCAAGCGACGCGCCCATGGGGGCGGAGGAGCCGGAGATGCACGCTGGATTCGAGTTCGCCTTCGACAACGAGGCCTTCTCCGACAAGGTGCTACGGATAGAGGTCATCGACAGCAGATACGATGCGACTCAGTTTGGCGCTGATGCCGCCAGCCGCAAGCGCCGCCGCGAGGAGGCCGAAG GTGATAATGGAGAAGGTATCAACTCTTCTTGTAGTGTGATGGGTACTCCAGTTCTACGATTCAAGACCATGTATGTCAATTCGGCGATTCTTGCTTCAAAAAGTCCTTTCTTTTTCAAG CTTTTCTCCAATGGTATGAAAGAATCTGGTCAAAGTCAGGCATCAGTTAGAATTACTGATTCAG ATGAAAATTCTTTCATGGAGCTTTTACACTTTATGTATAGTGGGAAATTGACACAAACAGCTGATCCCGCTCTTCTGGTTGATATCCTTATGGCTGCTGACAAATTTGAGGTTGTTTCTTGCATGAAGCTTTGTGGTCAGCGCCTCATAACCATGCCTATGACCCTCGAATCTGCAGTGCTGTGCCTAGATCTCCCAAGTTCTGTTTCAAATGCAGCTGACCTGGAAGAGGCAGCAAAGCAATACCTTGCTGAAAAATACAAGGAATTCCTGTCAACAAA GTTCCAAGATGAACTGATGAGGATCCCTCTTGCTGGGATTGTAGCCATCTTATCAAGATATGACCTGGGGGTCGCATCTGACGTAGCCGTCTATGACTTCATGCTTAGGTGGGCATTTTGGCAGTACCCAAATTCAGAAGAAAGGTACAAGATCTTAAGTTCACGTTTACTACCGCTAGTGCCGCTAATGCGAGTaaagaacggtgtcatgaaaggtgTTGTGCCGGACTGTGTATTTGGCATCTATCTAATGCGTGAGCGGTGCTCTAAGCTCTTACTGTCAAAAACTGAATACTTTCAAAAGTTCAGTTTCATGGGGCATGTCTTTTCCCTCTCGGCACACTGTAACATGGACTCGTACAACTGTTTTGGTCTCTTATTGGAGATGCTAGAAGACAAGGGGCCAGTGAGAGGGACAATAGATTGTAGTTTTCAGATAAAGACAAGACCGTCCCTGGAGTTTGTCACCAGGTACAAGTGCACTTACACTGATAGTAGGAAGGATGTGGAATGCAGGGATCTCTTTGGTGTTCCCTGGTCAGAGTTCATTGCTGATGACAGCCCTTTCTTCATTGACGACATACTGAATCTGCAAGTTCACATGAAGATGGCGTAG
- the LOC127302923 gene encoding cytochrome b561, DM13 and DOMON domain-containing protein At5g54830, protein MAPAAAPLLARLALAVAVLAVLAAAASAAAKCRHTNLTAGFSADLTMLQHQLRGTVRLDPSGACALQLTRFDLLAASPSARFWAAAGASLADLAAGRPFSPLPLNSTFRNATLSLPFSAPLPPLLALFDPDASSDLGHVFLPASNSSTNTTTLAFPAPTMFDNCLQLTDAYRLRWTLNATSSSVEIGLEAAVGSEYYMAFGWADPKANSPAMVRSDVVVAGFTEEGMPFAEDYYITDYSECSMGKDDSPVSGVCPDTAYDGGSNDSTLVYGHRRDGVSFVRYRRKLDSGDAKYDVPVGAAEEMAVVWAIGKLRPPDTLRPHYLPQNHGGPRDGTFGLMRVNLSEAVDSCLGPLDAENKQDQDRIIADGKTPLVVTSAAALRYPNPPNPDKVIYINKKEAPLLTVERGVPVHFSVQAGHDVALYITSDPIGGNATLRNKTEVIYAGGPGSHGVPATPMDLVWLPDRNTPDLVYYQSLYEAKMGWKVQVVDGGLSDMYNSSVLLDDQQVTLFWTLSADSISIAARGEKKSGYLAVGFGSGMVNTYAYVGWVGNDGVGRVKTYWIDGKSATGIHETPENLTYVRCKSEDGIITFEFTRPLKPLCTGRVECKNIIDPTTPLKVVWAMGASWSGDDLTDSNMHSVTSSRPIRVLLLRGSAEAEQDLRPVLAVHGFMMFVAWGILLPGGILSARYLKSLKGDGWYQIHVYLQYSGIAIMFLGVLFAAAELRGFYVSSVHVKFGVAALLLAGFQPLNAYFRPKRPANGEVPPRNRVLWEYLHVITGRSAIIVGVVALFTGMKHLGHRYDSENAEGLTWALMLWVLSVIVVALSLEYKEVKRRGSDRSVKGHWVLGNTEEDDTVDLLHPDSSARSSESRPSGVMEVQLEPLTR, encoded by the coding sequence ATGGCCCCCGCCGCAGCTCCCCTCCTCGCCCGCCTCGCGCTCGCGGTGGCCGTCCTGGCCGTGCTGGCCGCGGCCGCGTCGGCGGCGGCCAAGTGCCGGCACACCAACCTGACGGCCGGCTTCTCCGCGGACCTCACCATGCTGCAGCACCAGCTGCGCGGCACGGTGCGCCTCGACCCGTCGGGCGCCTGCGCGCTCCAGCTCACCCGCTTCGACCTGCTCGCCGCCTCCCCCTCCGCGCGCTTCTGGGCCGCCGCCGGCGCCTCCCTCGCCGACCTCGCCGCCGGCCGCCCCTTCTCCCCGCTCCCGCTCAACTCCACCTTCCGCAACGCCACGCTCAGCCTCCCCTTCTCCGCCCCGCTCCCGCCCCTCCTCGCGCTCTTCGACCCCGACGCCTCCTCCGACCTCGGCCACGTCTTCCTCCCCGCCTCCAACTcctccaccaacaccaccaccctCGCTTTCCCCGCGCCCACCATGTTCGACAACTGCCTGCAGCTCACCGACGCCTACCGCCTGCGCTGGACGCTCAACGCCACATCCAGCTCGGTCGAGATCGGCCTCGAGGCCGCCGTGGGCTCCGAGTACTACATGGCGTTCGGGTGGGCGGACCCCAAGGCCAACTCCCCGGCCATGGTCCGCTCCGATGTCGTCGTCGCGGGGTTCACCGAGGAAGGCATGCCGTTCGCCGAGGACTACTACATCACCGACTACAGCGAGTGCAGCATGGGGAAGGACGACTCGCCGGTGTCCGGCGTGTGCCCCGACACCGCCTACGACGGCGGCAGCAACGATTCCACGCTGGTTTACGGGCACCGGCGGGACGGCGTGTCCTTCGTCAGGTATCGGAGGAAGCTGGACAGCGGGGATGCCAAGTACGACGTGCCGGTTGGCGCCGCGGAGGAGATGGCCGTGGTCTGGGCCATCGGCAAGCTGCGGCCGCCGGACACTCTGCGGCCGCACTACCTCCCGCAGAACCACGGGGGGCCGAGGGACGGAACCTTTGGGCTCATGAGGGTCAATTTGTCGGAGGCGGTGGACAGCTGCCTTGGACCGTTGGATGCCGAGAATAAGCAGGACCAGGACAGGATTATCGCGGATGGGAAGACGCCGCTGGTCGTGACATCCGCTGCAGCGCTGCGCTACCCGAACCCGCCGAACCCTGACAAGGTTATCTACATCAACAAGAAGGAGGCGCCGCTGCTGACGGTCGAGAGGGGCGTGCCGGTTCACTTCTCGGTGCAGGCTGGGCATGATGTGGCGCTGTATATCACTTCAGACCCCATTGGTGGAAATGCCACTTTGCGGAATAAAACCGAGGTCATATATGCCGGTGGCCCTGGTAGTCATGGTGTGCCAGCAACCCCCATGGATCTGGTTTGGCTGCCTGATAGGAATACGCCTGATCTGGTCTACTACCAGTCGTTGTACGAAGCAAAGATGGGGTGGAAAGTTCAAGTGGTTGATGGAGGCCTCAGTGACATGTATAACAGCAGTGTCCTATTGGATGATCAGCAGGTTACTCTGTTTTGGACTCTGTCCGCTGACTCTATATCTATAGCAGCTCGAGGTGAGAAGAAAAGCGGGTACCTTGCTGTCGGGTTCGGGAGTGGGATGGTCAACACTTATGCCTATGTTGGCTGGGTAGGCAATGATGGAGTTGGGAGAGTCAAGACTTACTGGATTGATGGAAAGAGTGCAACAGGTATACACGAAACACCTGAAAATTTAACCTATGTTAGGTGTAAATCAGAAGATGGCATTATTACATTTGAGTTTACTCGTCCTCTTAAGCCTTTGTGTACTGGAAGGGTAGAGTGCAAGAATATCATTGATCCAACCACACCCCTTAAGGTTGTTTGGGCCATGGGTGCAAGCTGGTCGGGAGATGATCTGACAGACAGTAATATGCATTCAGTTACAAGCAGTCGCCCCATACGGGTTCTCTTATTGAGAGGTTCAGCTGAGGCAGAACAGGACTTGCGGCCTGTTCTGGCTGTTCATGGATTCATGATGTTTGTGGCCTGGGGCATCTTGCTTCCTGGTGGAATACTGTCTGCCAGGTATTTGAAGAGCTTGAAAGGAGATGGGTGGTACCAGATACACGTCTATCTGCAGTACTCTGGGATTGCTATAATGTTCCTTGGCGTCCTTTTCGCTGCAGCCGAGCTCCGGGGTTTTTACGTCAGCTCAGTGCATGTCAAGTTTGGTGTAGCAGCTCTACTGCTGGCAGGTTTTCAGCCTTTGAACGCCTATTTCCGGCCCAAGCGACCAGCTAACGGGGAGGTGCCACCCCGGAACCGTGTCCTCTGGGAGTACCTACATGTTATCACGGGCAGGTCAGCAATTATCGTTGGGGTCGTGGCGCTTTTCACAGGAATGAAGCATTTAGGCCATAGGTACGACAGTGAGAATGCAGAGGGACTCACTTGGGCCTTGATGTTGTGGGTGCTTTCAGTTATAGTTGTAGCTCTGTCCTTGGAATATAAAGAAGTCAAACGCAGAGGTAGCGACCGAAGCGTCAAAGGGCATTGGGTACTAGGTAACACTGAGGAAGATGATACGGTTGATCTTTTGCATCCTGACAGCTCTGCCAGGAGTTCAGAATCTAGGCCATCTGGTGTAATGGAGGTGCAGCTTGAGCCTCTTACCAGATAA